One window of the Ictidomys tridecemlineatus isolate mIctTri1 chromosome 11, mIctTri1.hap1, whole genome shotgun sequence genome contains the following:
- the LOC101954323 gene encoding LOW QUALITY PROTEIN: PRAME family member 12-like (The sequence of the model RefSeq protein was modified relative to this genomic sequence to represent the inferred CDS: substituted 1 base at 1 genomic stop codon), translated as MSIQTPPMLLELAGCRLLSNKSRAVLNLEELPIELFSPLFVEAFSRGHTEVLKKIVQACPFTCLPLGALMRKQQLEMIRVVLDGLDMLFAQQDHPRRWKLQVLDLRNVPQNFWRMWSGAVADACSPEDIKKNGTLKIGPAMEAKPLFKVVIDLSLRKRALDDFLIHLFLWVRKRRDRLHLCCNRLKIFGKPTGHTRKVLRLLQLDSVQKVEVHCAWAPSTLAACAAFLGQMRNLRKLLVSQVYVPAYTSQEEQEQLLAQLTSQFLRMDCLWKFCANAVFLLEGHLEQVLRHLKTPLETLXITNFPLSDSDWNYLSRYPNARQLRHLELRGIKLTDFSLEPLQILLESTATTLNSLDLEACGITDSQLQALLPTLSHCSQLVILSIHGNGLSMSTLRDLLLHTSRLSQLSVELYPAPLESYDARGTIHPGRCSQLCAELTAIVRDFRQPNILVFCTVPCRCCGSKFLYIQGLIHCSCPTAA; from the exons ATGAGCATCCAGACCCCACCCATGCTGTTGGAGCTGGCAGGGTGCAGACTGCTGAGCAACAAGTCCAGGGCTGTCCTAAATCTGGAGGAGTTGCCCATAGAGCTCTTCTCACCACTCTTTGTGGAGGCCTTCAGCAGGGGACACACTGAGGTCCTGAAGAAAATAGTACAGGCCTGCCCCTTCACCTGCCTGCCCCTGGGGGCCCTGATGAGGAAGCAACAGCTTGAGATGATCCGAGTTGTCCTGGATGGGCTGGACATGCTGTTTGCCCAGCAGGATCACCCCAG GAGGTGGAAACTGCAGGTGCTGGATTTGCGGAATGTTCCCCAGAACTTCTGGAGGATGTGGTCTGGAGCCGTCGCTGATGCCTGCTCACCAGAGGACATTAAGAAGAATGGAACATTGAAAATTGGTCCAGCAATGGAAGCTAAGCCACTTTTCAAGGTAGTCATAGACTTGAGCCTCAGAAAAAGAGCCCTGGATGACTTCCTGATTCACTTGTTCCTGTGGGTCAGAAAGAGAAGGGACAGGCTGCACCTGTGTTGCAATAGGCTGAAGATCTTTGGGAAACCCACTGGTCACACCAGGAAGGTCCTGAGACTGCTGCAGCTGGACTCTGTCCAGAAGGTGGAAGTGCACTGCGCCTGGGCACCCTCCACCTTGGCTGCTTGTGCTGCTTTCTTGGgccagatgaggaacctgaggaaACTGCTTGTCTCCCAGGTCTATGTGCCTGCCTATACCTCCcaagaggagcaggagcagctgcTTGCCCAGCTCACCTCACAGTTCCTCAGGATGGACTGCCTGTGGAAGTTCTGTGCCAATGCTGTCTTCCTCCTTGAGGGCCACCTGGAACAGGTGCTGAG GCACCTGAAGACCCCCCTGGAGACCCTCTAAATAACCAACTTCCCACTTTCAGATTCTGACTGGAATTACCTTTCTCGATATCCAAACGCCAGACAGCTCAGACACCTGGAACTGAGGGGCATCAAACTTACCGATTTCAGTCTGGAGCCCCTCCAAATTCTGCTGGAAAGCACTGCAACCACCCTGAACAGCCTGGACCTGGAAGCTTGCGGGATCACTGACTCCCAgctccaggccctcctgcctACCCTtagccactgctcccagcttgtGATCTTGAGCATCCATGGGAATGGCCTCTCTATGTCAACCCTGAGGGACCTGCTGCTTCACACTTCCAGGCTGAGCCAGTTGAGCGTAGAGCTGTATCCTGCCCCTCTGGAAAGCTATGATGCCCGTGGTACCATTCACCCAGGGAGATGTTCCCAACTCTGTGCTGAGCTGACAGCAATAGTGAGGGACTTTAGGCAGCCGAACATCCTTGTGTTCTGTACCGTCCCCTGTCGTTGTTGTGGCTCCAAGTTCCTGTATATCCAGGGCCTCATTCACTGCTCCTGTCCAACAGCTGCCTAG